A genomic window from Nicotiana sylvestris chromosome 11, ASM39365v2, whole genome shotgun sequence includes:
- the LOC104223507 gene encoding uncharacterized protein has translation MKSLIFFKLLKVLIFSMLFVCVLSKECTNTFTQLSSHTFRYDLLSSNNETLKNEIFSHYHLTPTDDSAWSNLLPRKILREEEEFNWIMMYRKIKNSGELKEIEGLLSEVSLHDVGLEPNSMYGIAQQTNLEYLLMLDVDRLVWSFRKTAGLETVGEPYGGWEAPNGELRGHFVGHYLSATAQMWASTHNDSLEEKMSAVVSALSACQENMGTGYLSAFPSELFDRFEAIEPVWAPYYTIHKILAGLLDQYTLAGNDQALRMTTWMVDYFYNRVQTVISKYTIERHWDSLNEETGGMNDVLYRLYRVTGDSKHLLLAHLFDKPCFLGRLAVKADDISGFHANTHIPIVIGSQLRYEITGDPIYKEIGIFFMDIVNSSHSYATGGTSVNEFWSDPKRLASTLNTENEESCTTYNMLKVSRHLFRWTKEMAYADYYERALTNGILSIQRGSDPGVMIYMLPLHRGGSKARSYHGWGSPFNDFWCCYGTGIESFSKLGDSVYFEEKGNSPGLYIIQYISSSLDWKSRQVLSASSTLNLRIPSWTDSTSAKASLNGEDLSLPSPGNFLTITRSWGSGDIITLELPMSLRTEAIKDDRPEYASIQAILYGPYLLAGHSSGDWDIETKSATSLSDLITPVLADYNSHLISLAQESDNATFALTSTNHSIQMEMYPEAGTDSAVSATFRLIANDKVSVKLSEPQDFVGKLVMLEPFDFPGMFINHQGQEQSLDITQSSDGDGSLFRLVAGLDEKDGTVSLESDAQNGCYIYSGVDYKDISSVKLNCNSESLDSEFKQAASFKLGNGITQYHPISFVAKGAMRNFVLAPLLSFRDESYTVYFNIQS, from the exons ATGAAATCTTTAATCTTCTTCAAGTTGTTAAAAGTGCTGATTTTTTCTATGTTATTTGTGTGTGTTTTGAGTAAGGAGTGTACTAACACTTTTACTCAGTTATCATCTCACACTTTTAGATATGATTTATTGTCCTCAAATAATGAAACCTTGAAAAATGAGATTTTTAGCCATTATCATTTGACTCCTACTGATGATTCAGCTTGGTCTAATTTACTTCCTAGGAAGATTTTAAGGGAGGAGGAAGAATTTAATTGGATTATGATGTATAGAAAGATAAAGAATTCTGGTGAATTGAAAGAAATTGAGGGTTTACTGAGTGAAGTTTCACTTCATGATGTGGGATTAGAGCCTAATTCAATGTATGGAATTGCTCAACAAACTAATTTGGAGTATTTGTTGATGTTGGATGTTGATAGATTGGTTTGGAGTTTTAGGAAAACAGCTGGTCTTGAGACTGTTGGTGAGCCATATGGAGGTTGGGAGGCTCCAAACGGAGAGCTTCGCGGTCATTTTGTCG GTCATTACCTTAGTGCCACAGCACAGATGTGGGCTAGCACCCACAACGACAGTCTTGAAGAGAAAATGTCTGCTGTTGTTTCTGCACTATCTGCTTGCCAAGAAAACATGGGTACAGGTTACCTTTCTGCTTTTCCGTCTGAGCTATTTGACCGCTTTGAAGCTATAGAACCAGTTTGGGCACCATATTATACGATTCACAAG ATATTGGCAGGTCTTTTGGATCAGTATACTTTAGCGGGCAATGATCAAGCTTTGAGAATGACTACGTGGATGGTTGATTACTTCTACAATCGGGTGCAAACTGTGATTTCGAAATACACCattgaaaggcattgggattcaTTAAATGAAGAAACTGGCGGCATGAATGATGTTCTTTATAGGCTGTACAGAGTAACG GGAGATTCAAAGCACTTATTGTTGGCTCACCTTTTTGACAAACCATGCTTTTTAGGGCGCTTAGCTGTCAAG gCTGATGATATATCAGGTTTTCATGCAAATACGCACATCCCAATTGTTATTGGATCTCAACTGCGTTATGAGATTACTGGTGATCCAATTTACAAG GAAATCGGGATATTTTTCATGGATATTGTCAATTCTTCCCACAGCTATGCAACTGGAGGGACATCAGTCAATGAATTTTG GTCCGATCCGAAGCGGTTGGCGAGCACACTAAATACGGAGAATGAGGAATCGTGTACAACCTATAATATGCTCAAG GTTTCGCGCCACCTGTTTAGATGGACCAAAGAAATGGCATATGCTGATTATTACGAGCGAGCGTTAACAAATGGCATACTCAGCATCCAAAGAGGAAGTGATCCTGGAGTGATGATATATATGCTTCCACTTCATCGTGGTGGTTCCAAGGCTCGGAGCTACCATGGATGGGGATCACCGTTTAATGACTTTTGGTGCTGCTATGGGACAG GAATTGAATCATTCTCCAAGTTGGGAGATTCTGTATATTTTGAAGAGAAAGGGAATTCTCCTGGCCTTTATATTATCCAGTATATATCTAGCTCTCTTGATTGGAAGTCCAGGCAAGTTTTG AGTGCATCGTCTACATTGAATCTGAGAATACCAAGTTGGACAGATTCAACTAGTGCAAAAGCATCACTGAACGGAGAGGATTTGTCTCTACCCTCTCCAG GTAATTTCCTAACGATAACCCGGAGTTGGGGCTCAGGTGACATAATCACCCTCGAGCTGCCCATGAGTCTTAGGACAGAAGCCATTAAAG ATGACCGGCCAGAGTATGCATCGATACAGGCAATTCTTTATGGTCCATATCTTCTTGCTGGCCATTCTAGTGGTGATTGGGACATCGAAACAAAGTCAGCCACTTCTCTTTCAGATTTGATTACTCCAGTTCTAGCTGACTATAATTCTCATTTAATATCTCTCGCACAAGAATCTGATAACGCAACATTCGCTCTGACAAGCACGAATCACTCGATTCAAATGGAGATGTACCCTGAAGCCGGAACAGACTCTGCTGTCAGTGCTACCTTCAGACTCATCGCAAATGACAAAGTATCTGTCAAGCTTTCCGAACCACAAGATTTTGTCGGGAAACTAGTCATGTTAGAGCCCTTTGATTTTCCCGGAATGTTCATAAATCATCAAGGGCAGGAACAAAGTCTCGATATCACACAATCCTCAGATGGCGATGGTTCTTTGTTCCGTTTGGTTGCTGGATTGGATGAGAAGGACGGGACAGTTTCGTTAGAATCTGATGCACAAAATGGTTGCTACATCTATAGTGGTGTGGACTACAAGGACATTTCAAGTGTCAAACTTAACTGCAATTCAGAGTCCTTAGATTCTGAATTCAAGCAAGCAGCAAGTTTTAAGTTGGGAAATGGGATTACTCAGTATCATCCTATTAGTTTTGTGGCAAAAGGGGCTATGAGAAACTTTGTTTTAGCACCATTACTTAGCTTTAGAGATGAATCTTATACTGTGTATTTCAACATTCAATCATAG